GTGGACGACGTCGTGTCGAGCGGCGGAACGCTGCACAGCCTCAGCGAGATCATCTCCGAAGTCGGCGGTGAAGTCGCGGCGGTCGTGGCGGTGTTCACCGAGGGGCAGGAGCGTCCCGAAGTGATCAGTCTCGGCCACTTGCCGCTGTTCAAGTAGGCGTTCGTTGTGGGTAGACTGCGCTCATGACGAATTCGACGACGTACAGCGTCACCGTGAACGGCGTGACGCGCGAACTGCCCAGCATTCAAGTCGGCGAGATGGGAAGGGTACCGCTCGTGGAACTCCTTGGCGACTTCGAGTTCACGAACGCCGTCGCGGACGCTCTCGTGCCGCTCTTGCCCGAAAACGCGCAAGTGCTGCTGTCGGTCAGTACGTCCAGCATTCCCCTCGCGCACGCGGTCTCGGAGCGCAAGAAGCTTCCGTACGTCATCGTGCGCAAGAAGCGCCGCACGTACATGCGTCAACCTCTCATTCAAGAAGTGCCGAGCATGACCCTCGGCGTGAACGAGACGCTTTGGCTCGACTCGCGTCACGCGACGCGCCTCAAAGGACAGCAAGTCGTGATTCTGACGGACGTCGTCGTATCGGGCGGCACGCAAGAAGCGCTCGCGAAGCTCGTGGAGCGCGCGGGCGGCACGGTCTGCGGCTACGTCAGCGGCTTCAAGCAAGGCGATCCGCGCGTGGCCGTGCAGTACCTCGTGGAATTGCCGAAGGTGCTGTAACACCTCCAGTGTCTCGAGCCCCTCGCTCGTGAGCGAGGGGCCTTTTCATCTTCGCGGTCACTCGAAGATCTTGCCGGGATTCAGCAGTTCGTGCGGGTCGAACAGGCGCTTGAGGTCGCGCATCACGTCGAGGGCGTCGCCGTGCTCGGCGCGCAGGTACTTGCGCTTGCGAATTCCGACGCCGTGCTCGCCCGTGCACGTTCCGCCCGAAGCGATGGCGTGACGGGCGAGCGCGTCGCTCACGGCGTCGATGCGCGCCCAGGCGTCGTCGTCGCTCGGCGCCGCGTGGAAGAGCAGGTGAAGGTTGCCGTCTCCGACGTGCCCGAGCATCGGGGCGTGCAAGGCATGCTCGTCGAGAAGTCGGCGCGCTTCGTCCACCAAGTTCGGCAAGGCGGATATCGGCACACAGACGTCGCCGATCCGCACGTCGTGTCCGGGAGCGGCGGCCCGCAAGGCGTAGTAGGCGTGGTGGCGAACGGTCCAAAGAGCGGCCCGCTCGCTTTCCTTGAGGGCCCGCCCGACGACGTTGCCGCCCGATTCGGCGCACACGTCCTCGACGACGTCCAGCGACGCCTTCACGTCCGCGTCGTCGCGGCCGACGACCTCAATCCAAAGGGTGGGAACCTCTGGGTCGTCGCGGCCCTGGTAAGCGTTGACGGCCTTCACCGTCTCGGCGTCCACGAGTTCAAGGCGTTGCGGCGCCACGCCCGCCCCGAGCAAGGCGGTCGTGGCATCGACCGCTCGGCGCACGTCGGGGAAGATGACGCGAACGCTCGCGGCGCTCGGCGGAAGTGGGTGGAGGCGCACGGTGAGGCGCGTGAACACACCGAGCGTGCCCTCGGAGCCGACGAAGAGCGGCAGCAGGTCGTAGCCCGCGCTCGACTTGCGCGCGCGCGTTCCGAGGTCCAGCATCCGTCCGTCGAGCAGGGCGACGCGCGCCTCGAGAACGTTGTGCTTCATGGTGCCGTAGCGCACGCTCGTCGTGCCGCTCGCGCCCGTGGCCGCCATGCCGCCGAGGCTGGCGTCGGCGCCGGGATCGACGCTGAAGAACAAGCCGTGGCGACGCGCGAGGCGCGACAGCTCACGGTGCGTGACGCCCGGCTCCACGACGGCGAGGAAATCGTCGGGTTCGATGGACAACACGCGGTTCATCCGCGTGACGTCGAGGCTCACGCCGCCTCGAACGCAAATCGCCGAGCCTTCGAGGCTCGAGCCGGCGGCGAAGGGTGTGACGGACACGCCGTGCGTCCGCGCGAAGGCGAGAACGGCGAGAACGTCCGCCTCGCTTTCGGCGTACACGACGGCGTCGGGCGCGTACGTGCCGGGGTAGCCTTCGTCGTGCCCGTGCGCGGCGAGGTCGGCGGCCGAAGTCGCGACCTTCGCGCCGAGAGCCGCGCGAAGGTCGTCGAGAATCGTCGTGGTCATGCCTCAGCGTACGAGAATCGGAGGTCGGCACATCAACGATAGGAGCGCACGAAGCGAATCGTGGATCCCAGGGGACGAAAGCCGAGCTTCGCGTTGAGGGCCAGCATCGGCACGTTCGTCGTGTCGTTCGTCGTGCGAATCTCGGACACGTCCACGTCTCGTGCGTAGCGGACGCCGCGCACTTTCAGCAAGGTGGCGACGTTCCGTCCGCGCAAGTCGCGCCGCACGCCCGTCATGTCCGTCTGCAAGCGTTCGCCACTTCGTAGCAGCAGCGAGTACCCGACGAGGTCGTCATCCTTGACGGCGACGAGGCAAGCCCGCGGATCGAAGGAGGGAGCCTTCAGAGTTTCCGCCTGAAACTGCTCGAACGTCCACGTTCCGAGAGGTTCCGGGTACGGCACGTCGTGCCACAAGGACGTGTTGAGGTCGTACAGTCGGCGCTCGACATTGGGCACCTTCGCCAGATCTGCGAGGGAAACGACTTCGACGCCCGCATTCCTCACGCGCGCCTCGAGTCCCTCGAAGCGCGCGAAGTCGAACGAGGGCGTGTCGAGGACCGAGTCGAGGCGCCGCCACATCTCCAAGAAGCCACGGTCGCGCGCGAAGCGCACCGCTCGACCGTGCGTCGCCCGGACGTCGACGTGCAGTTCCTCGGGATGCAATGGCAGCAGTTCGGTCAGGAGGGCCTCGTAGAGCGCGCGTCCGAAGCCTCGGCCCTGCTCGGCGGGATGCACGCGCACGTTCACCTTGAACTTGCCGGGACGGTGGCTCATCGGGTCGAATCCGGCCTCGGCCGTCCCGAGGAGGCGACCGTCATCGTCGAGCACGAGGCGCCTGAAGAAATCGCTTGGTGCTCGCAGGGCTTCCTCGCGCCGCAAGTCGTCGGTCGTGGTCGTGTCTCCGAACTTCTCGGCCGTCAGGAGGGCGGCGAGGGCCGGGAAGTCGGCGCTGGAGGCGGAGCGGACGGTGAGCACGCCCTCACCTCGTGAGCGTCGTCATCCAAGCGAGGGCGGACCGAGGCGGCAAGAGGCGAGCGCCGCGCGCGGGCGGGAACCACGCGAGCAGGGGCGCCGCGCCCCTCACGTCCCCGAAGACGACTTTGTGGTCGAGGTCCGCCAGCCACAGCAAGCCGGTCGGGGCGAGCAACGTCGTCTCCCCCACTTCGTGCGTCGTTCCGAGCCACACGCAGTCGACTTCCGCGTCGTCGGCGGGATTGAGCGTTCCGGGCAAGCAGCCGTAGTCGACGGGAGCCGTCCACGGCTCGTCTCGCAGAAACTTGACGCCGCCGTCTCGATACACGAAGCGGCGCGTCTCACCCGCGCGCCACTCCACGACGCCGAGCGCGCGGTGCGGAAAGTCGGCCGGTTGCTTCAAGGAGCGGCCTCCGTGAGTTCGAACTGCCTCAGCAGCGTGCCCTCGAAGCTCACGAGGGCGCGGAATTCGCCGCCGGGCGTCGCGGAGAGGCGAAAGACGGCGTTCGGGTCGCTCGCGTCGACGTACGTGCGGTCGCGCGCCAGCAACGCGTCGCCATCGAACCACGCGACGTCGAAGAACCCGCTTCCCGAGCGGGCGTCGAGGACAAGCCGCAACTCCAGCGCGTCGCCAACACGCTGCAAGGAAGCCGCCGAGAGGCGCGCGGGCACGTCGCCTTGCAAGACGGGCGGCACGAGCGGAAATGACGTGTAACGGCAGCTTCCCAGCAGGAGCGCCAAGGGCAAGAGCAGCACGATGTTCCTCACGAAATCACACTCCGGTGGCGACGATGGCGCCGAGCAGGGCGAGTGGGGCGGTCTCGGCGCGCAGGATGCGCTTTCCGAGCGTGACGGCACGGTAGCCGCGCGTCAAGAGCAAGTCGATCTCGTCGTCGTGGAATCCGCCTTCGGGACCGCTGACGAGGGTGACGGACGCCGTCCACGTCAACAGGTCGGCGAGTCGGTCGCTGCTGCCGGGATGCGCCACGTACCCTTGGGTGGTGAGCGGCAAGTCGGCGAGTTTGATCGGAGAGAGCACGTCGGGCACGACGGCGCGGCGCGATTGCTTGCTCGCCTCGGCGGCCACGCGCCGCAGCCGTTCCAATTTTGCCGCGCTGATGTCGGGCACGTCGGCGAAACGCGTCGAGAGCAGTTGGATCGACGTGACGCCGAGTTCCGTGCTGGCCCGCACGACGTCCGAAAGCTTGTCGCCCTTGAGCAGGGCCACGGCGAGCGTGATCGGCGTCGGCGTCTCGGGCGCGGCGTCCACCGTTTCGAGCAAGGCCAGGATGGCGCGGGCATCGTCGAGTTGGCGAATCACCGCGAGCGCTTCCCTCCCTTTGCCGTCGAAGACGCGCACCTCGTCGCCTTCGGTTAGCCGCAGCACGCGCAGGTGGCGTACTTCACGGTGTCCGAGCGTCACCTCGCCGTCGAGGGCGTCGACGCGAACGCGGTGCACGGTCACGCTCGCGCGGCGACGAGGGCCCAGTCGCCGTCCGTGCGCGTGTCGACGTGTGAGAAACCTTGGCGCGCCAAGGCGGCGAGCACGACGTCGAGTTTCGACGTCAGGATGCCCGTCAGCAGCAAGGAGCCGCTCGCGACGATGACGTCTCGGTACTGGTTCATCAGCATGTCGTGCAATTCCGCGTACAAGTTCGCGACGATCACGTCGAACGGCGCGGCGCGCACGTCGGAGAGGGTGCCTTCCACGAAGCGCAGCGTCAAGCCGTCCGGATCGAGGCCGTTCGCGCGGGCGTTTTCGCGCGCCGCCGGAATCGTGACGGGATCGAGGTCCACTCCGAGCGCTTCGGACGCGCCGAGGCGCATCGCCGCGATCGCCAGCACGCCCGAGCCCGTTCCGACGTCCAGCACGCGCTTCCCGGCGAGGTCCGTTCGTCCGAGCTCCTCGACCGCCATCCGAGTCGTCTCGTGGTGGCCCGTGCCGAAGGCCATCCCGATGTCGATGACGAGGGCAAGCCGTCCCTCGGGCACTTCGCCTCGCAGCCAAGGCGGCACGATCGTGATTCGGCCCGCTTCCACGGGTCGAAGGCTCGCTTTCCACTCCGCTTGCCAATCGCGCTCCTCGGCTTGCTGCCACTCGCCGATCAGGGGCAGGTCGACCCGCCGCTCGAAGTAGGCGCGCACTTCCCGCTCGCCTTCCTCCAAGCCCGTCGCGCCGAAGTCCCACAGCACGTCGAGGTCCGCCTCGTGCGACGCGTTTTCTCGTTTGAGTACGAACACCCACATGAGGGGTAGTCTAGTGCACTCCCTCTCGACAGGATCGCCGCGCGTCTTGAAGTCTTTATAATCACGCGCATGAAACTCGCGATCGTCGGCGTCGGGAAACTCGGGCTCGCCCTTTTGGAGGGCCTCACGAAGCGCGGCGTGATCGACCCGAGGGACATCGGCCTTCTGGACGCGAACGTCGCGCGGGCGCAGCAACTCGCCGATCGCTTCGGCGCGCGCGTTCTTACTTCCGCTCAGTTGCGCGAAGCGAGCCGAATCGTGCTGAGCGTGCAACCCCGCACCTTCCCGAGCCTCGTGGAAAGCGTGGCGCAGCCCAACGTCGGCTACATCTCGACGATGGCGGGCGTGAGCCTCGCGACCCTCTCGCGGCGCCTCGGCACGAAGCGCGTCGTGCGCGCCATGCCGAACCTCGCGGCGACGATCGGGCGCGCTCAAACGGCCTTGACGGGACCCAAGGAGGCGTTCGATCACGGCGACTTGGACTTCGCGCGCTCGCTGTTCGGCGCGGTCGGGGACGTGTACGAGCTGTCCGAGCACCTCTTCAACACGTTCACGGGCATGAGCGCCTCGGGGCCCGCGTACGCCGCGGTGTTCGCCGAGGCGCTCGCCGACGGTGGCGTGCGCATGGGACTCGCTCGACCCGTCGCGCAAGAACTCGCCGCCAAGGTGTTGATCGCCACGGGCGAACTGCTCCTCGCCCGGGCGCATCCCGCCATGCTGCGTGACGAAGTCGCCAGTCCCGGCGGCACGACCATCGCGGGCTTGCAAGCTTTGGAGGCGGGCGCGTTTCGCTCGGCCGTCATCGAAGCCGTGGTCGCCGCGACGAAGCGCGGCTCGGAGCTCGGCAAGGACGAGGAGTGAGCAGCGACGTGCGAGCAGGCGTGTGAGAATACGAACGCTTCCCCAGCGACTCAGACGTTAATCTGGTCTTGATGCGTTTCCTGTTGTCCGCCGTCGTCGCGCTGTCCACATCCGCGCTCGCGAGTTCGTACTTCCCGAGCGCTCCCGGAACGACGTGGAAGCTGTCGAACGGGGAAGTTCAAAAGTTGTTGCAATCCTCCACGCTTCGTGGCGTCAAGATCACGCCGCTTCAGCACACCGTGAGCGGCAAGCTCGTCTCGGAGGACTTGTTGGAGTTTCGCGGCAACGCCGTGTTTCTGCGCGGCACGCGCCAAAACGGGCGCTTGACGTGGTACGACACGCCCCTCACGATCTACCCGGGCAGTCCCCTGTCCCCGGGACAAACGTGGTCGAGCAGCGCTGCGGGCATCACCCTGGCCAGTCGCGTGATGGGGACGGAGCCCGTGACGACGTCGGCAGGCCGTTTCAACGCCCTGGTCATTCGAAACGACGTCAAGACCGCGTCGGGCGCGAGCAGCACGACGTACAGCTACTTCGTGCCCGGCGTGGGAACCGTGCGCTACATGAGCGGCAACGGCAGCGTCGTCGACTTGACAAGGTAAGCCGCCGACTCACTCGTGCGCTTCTTGGTTCGAGCAACGTTCTTTGCGGCGCTTGCGAAAGGTCAGAAGGTCCTTGTACATCTTCGTGCGGTACTTCAATCCTTGCCACAAGCCGCGCTTTTCTTCCTTCATGACCTGCTTGAGCTTGTGGAGTTCCACGTAGCCCCACTTCACGCGGTCGTTCTTGAGGGCGTAGGTGATGGCGGGTTCGGGCCAGCGTTCGGACGCGAGGCGCGGCACGCCCAACAACCATTCTCGACGCACGGCCCGCTGTCCGCTGAGGTGTTTGGTCATGCGGTTGCCGAAGTCCGTCATGAAGCCGCCGTCGTTGAACACTCCGATCGCCATGTCGAGCTCGCCGTTGGCGACGGGCGCGAGCAGGGTGTGCAGGTGCTCGGGAGTCAAGCCGACGAGGTCCGCGTCGAGCAGGATGACGATGTCGGCGTTCGTCGCCAAAAGTCCCGCGTAGAGGGCAGGGCCTTTTCCGCCGTTCGAGTGAAGCTCCACGACGATGGCGCCCGCTTCACGAGCGACGCGCGCCGTGCCGTCGGTGGAGCCGTCCGAGACGACGACGACTTCGCGTGTGAAGGCGAGGGCGGGTCGAACGACGTCGACGATCGTGGATTCCTCGTTGAACGCGGGAATGATCACGGCGACGCCGTACGCGCTCGGTTGTGAAGGAGTCGCCTCGCTCATACGTTCCTCACGGTATCGCAAAAGTCGCGCTTAGAAGAAGCGGGCCACGTCGCTGAACACCACGAACACCATCAACACGAGCACGAACGCGAAGCCGAGGAAGTTGATGAAGTTCTCCTGCTCGAAGCTCAGCGGTCGGCGCAGCACGGATTGCACGAGGACGAGCAGGATCCGCCCACCGTCGAGGCCCGGAATGGGAATGAGGTTGAACAGCGCGAGAGAGAGGTTGATGAGCGCCGCGATGCCGAGAACGCTCCACGCGCCGAGTTGCGCCGCTTGCCCGACCGTCTCGACCGTACGAACAGGGCCCGACACGCCGCTGTCCGCCGAGGGGTTGGTGTTGAGCGTCACGAGGTTGCCGACGAGGTTGCCGAACGCTTGCAGCACGAGCGGCACGCCCGTCACCATCGTCTTGACCGCCTCGCCGAGGGCGGGCAGGAAGGCGACTTGACGCGTGAGGATGGCCGGGCCGTAGCTGATGCCGAAGCGGCGGCGCTCTCCCTTGTCGTCCTTGGGATTCCAATCGAAGGTGACGTCGCGCGTGCGCCCGTCTCGTTCCAGCGAGAAGGACTTGCGGCCCGGCAAAGCGAGGGCGTCTTGCACTTGACGGTAGCCTTCTCGGCGCTTGCCGTCGACGATGTAGAAGTCGGGGATGTCGCGCCCATCGATGGCGACGATGACGTCTCCCGCTTCGACGCCGACGCGCTGAGCGAGCGAGTTCGGGGTGACGCTTCCGATGCTCGCGCGGTCCGTGAGCGGCGTCGTGACGCCTTGGGTCGTGTAGTACCCTGCCAGAAGCGGCAGGGCGAGCAGCAAGTTGAAGATCGGGCCCATCAACAAAATGACGATCTTTCCGAGGGCGCCGAGCTTCGCGAACCCGCGCGTGGGCGCGCGCAACTTGCCGTCGCGATCCGCGTCGGGTGCCATGCCGTCGATTTCGACGTACCCCCCGATCGGAAGGGCCGAAACGCGCCACTCGGTGCCGCGAATCATTTTTCGGTAAATGATGGGTCCCATCCCGACCGAAAAGGACTTCACCGCGACGCCTTGCGCCCGCGCGGCCCAGTAGTGGCCGAGTTCGTGCCAAGCGGTCGCGACGACGATGATGAGTAGCCATAAAGCGATGGCGACGAGGATATTCACGCGCGCCCTCCTGCGACTCGGGTGAAGTCGGCGACGAGTTCGAGGGCGCGAACACGAGCCCACGCGTCCGCCTCGTCGATCGCGTCCCACGTGAGCGGCTGCGTCGACGTCTCGTTCAGCACCCGCTCGATAAGGCGGGCCATGTCCAGGTAGCCGATCTTGCCGCCGAGGAAGGCGTCCACGGCGATCTCGTCGGCCGCGTTGAGGACGGCGGGCGCCACGCCGCCGAGTTCGCCCGCACGGTACGCCAAGCTCAGCATGGGAAAGCGGTCGAAGTCGGGCTCGAAGAACTCGAGCGTCCCCGTGAGGCTGTACGAAGGCGCCGAACGCGCGAGGCGCGGTCCGCCTCGCACGTCGCCCGCCCGCGTCATGCCGTTCGAGGCGCTGGAGAGGCCGTAAGCGATCGGGAGACGCATGTCGGGAGGTCCGAGGTGCGCCTTGAAGTTGCCGTCCACGAAACGCACGAGGGCGTGCACAACGCTTTGAGGATGAACGAGCACTCGAATTCGAGGCAACGGCAAGCCGTACAGGGCGGCCGCTTCCAGCACCTCGAGTCCCTTGTTCATCAAGGTGCTCGAGTCGATGGTGATCTTGCGGCCCATGTTCCACGTCGGATGCTTGAGCGCCTGCTGGGGCGTGACGTCGGCGAGGTCCGTCGGCGCCGTGCGGAAGGGGCCTCCGGACGCGGTGAGGATCAACGTGTCGACTTCTTCGAGGTTCTCGCCCACGAGCGTTTGGTACAAACCGCTGTGCTCGGAGTCCACTGGCGAGATGCGGCCGCCGCCCGACGCGGCCGCTTCCCAGATGAGGTGCGAAGCGACGACCATGGCTTCCTTGTTCGCGAGGGCGACTGCCCGGCCCGCTTCGAGCGCGGCGCGCGTCGGAGCGAGCCCCGCGAGACCGGGAATGGCGCCGACGACGACGTCCGACTCCGCGGCGGCGACTTCGCACGCGTCGGAAACGACGCGATGGCTCGGCAGACGTCGGCGCGCTTCCGAGAGAAGCGCGTCGGAAACGCTGACGACGCGAGGACGGAATTCGCGTACTTGCAGTTCGAGCAGATCGAGGTTGCTTCCAGCGGCGAGCGCGACGATCTCGTCGCCTCGCTCACGCGCGACATCGAGGGTCTGGGTACCGATAGAGCCGGTGGAGCCGAGGACACAAAGACGCATCATCGTCACTGTGCCGCATGCTCGTGAGCGGAGAAAGAGCGAATCCTACGAACGCAACCACGCATGAACCGTCGCCTCATCCGAACCCCACGACCGACAGAAACAAGTACGTGATCGGCACGGCGAACAGCAGCGAGTCCAAGCGGTCCAGCATGCCGCCGTGCCCTGGCAGGAAGCTGCCGGAGTCCTTGGCTTTCAATGCCCTTTTGAGCAGGCTTTCGACGAGGTCGCCGAGTTGCGACGCGCTCGACACCAGCAGCGAGAACAAGAGAGCGTCCCAGACGCTGAGGTCGTACCACGTTGTCGACACGGCGCGCGTCACGGCGAAGACGATGACGAAGCTGAGCGCGAGCCCGCCGATGGCGCCTTCGACCGTCTTGGCGGGCGAGACTTCCGGCGCGAGCTTGCGTCGCCCGAAGAACTGCCCGAAGAAGAAGCCGCCGACGTCCGTCGCGAAGGTGGCAATGAGCGGTAAGAACAGCCACACGAAGCCTTTGTCGTGGTTGGGCGTGGCGCGCAGCAGCAGGAAGTAGCCCAGCAGCCAGGGAATGTACAGCAAGCCGAACATGCTGTACACGATGCGTTCGAGCGGACGCTCGCCGGGCGAGACGACTTCGATGATGAGGAAGAAGCCGAAGGCGAAGGCCAGCACGACTTCGCGCCAAGAGATCGGCGAGAGGGCCGCTTCCGCTCCAAGCGGATACGACGCGAGGATGATGGCGGCGCCCGCCACGTACAGCGACTTGCGCCGCACGTCGAGGTCGTTGTGTTCGCACATCGCAACGTACTCGCGCAGCGCGACCGTGCTCAGCAGCAGCAGCATGGGCAGCATCACGCCTACGCCCGCCCACAAGACGAGCATGATCACGACGAAGCCGACGACGGATGTGAGGACGCGCGTTCTCAGGGTTTCCACGCATCCGCCTTTCGCGTCGGAAGCGACGGTGCGCAGCCAAAGTTCGACTCCGGACGACGCCAAGTCGTCCGGATCGAATCGTGAGGAGCGTCCGCCACGCTTACCCGAGGATGTCCTGCTCCTTGCGTGCGAGCACGTCGTCCACCTTCTTCACGAACTCGTCCGTGATCTTCTGAACTTCTTGCTCGGCACGCTTGACTTCGTCCTCGCTGACTTCCTTCGCGTGCTTTTTGATTTCTTCGAGCGCGCTCTTGCGCACGTTTCGCACGGCGATCTTGCCTTCCTCAGCGTAGTTGCGCGCCGTCTTCACGAGTTCCTTGCGGCGTTCCTCGGTAAGGACGGGCAGCGAAATGAAGATCGAGTCACCCTTGTTGTTCGGATTGAGGCCCAGGTCCGAGTCGCGAATGGCCCGCTCGATCGCGCTGAGGGCGTTTCGGTCCCACGGTTGGATGACGAGCGTGCGCGCGTCAGGCGTCGTGATGGACGCGACCCCGTCAATGGGCGTCGAGGAGCCGTAGTAATCGACTTGAATCTTCTTGAGGATGCCAGGGTTGGCGCGTCCCGTGCGCAACACGCTGAGGTGACCCTCGAGCGCTTCGATGGCTTTTTGCATTCGGCTGCGGGTATCGCTGAAAATTGGTTTCATCGTCATGGCGTGACCTCCAGAGCGAATATCGTCGAGGCGTATTCTACGCCTCCCGGATGGCGGGACACGTCGGCGCCCCTCAGGACGCGGTCGGGGCGGGGCCGGAGTGGATGAGCGTCCCGACGCGTTCGCCCGCCAACAGACGCTGCAAGTTGCCGCGCTCGAAGATGTCGAACACCACGAGCGGCAAGTTCTTTTCCATGCACAGCGTGATCGCCGTCATGTCCATCACGGCGAGGTTCTTGTCGATGACGTCGCGGTGCGTCAAGGTATCGAAGCGCTCGGCCTGCGGATTCTTTTGCGGATCGTCGCTGTACACGCCGTCCACTTTGTTCTTCGCGTACAGCACGACCTCCGCGCCAATCTCCATCGCGCGCAGGGTGGCCGTCGTGTCCGTGGAGAAGAACGGAATGCCGTTGCCACCCCCGAAGACGACCAAGCGTCCCTTTTCCAAGTGGCGCATAGCGCGGCGGCGAATGTAAGGCTCGGCGACGGCCTGCATTTGAATGGCGCTCATGACGCGCGTGTCGCATCCGGCGCGCTCCAAGGCGTCTTGCAACGCCATGGCGTTCATGACCGTGCCGAGCATGCCGATGTAGTCGGCGGTCGCGGGATCCATGCGGGCGCCGTTGCGGACGCCACGCCAAAAGTTGCCGCCGCCGATCACGATGGCGAGTTCGACGCCGCTCGCTTCTTTGGCAGCCTTGAGCTCGTGGGCGAGGCTCATCGTGGCGTCAGGCGAGATGCCGAAACCCGACTCGTTCGAAAGGAACTCGCCGGAGAGCTTGAGAAGGACTCGTTTGTACATGGCACGTAAACCTTTTCGGCGAGAAGGCGAGACGTCACTTCGGACGTCGAAGCCGAGCGGACTCAGAAGAAGAGCGGCTTCACAGCCGCTCTTCTTTCGATTCGTTCAAGCTCCGACTTCGAAGCGCACGAAGCGGCGCACCTTCGCGCCTCCGAGCATCTTGCCGACCGTGACGGAGTTGTCCTTCACGAACTTCTGCTCCAAGAGCACGTTCTCTTCGTAGAACTTGCCGAGTTGACCTTCAACGATGCGTTCCACGATGTTTTGCGGCTTGCCTTCGTTGATGGCCTTGTTCGTGAGGATCTCGCGTTCCTTCTCGATGTCGCCCGAGTTCACTTCGTCACGCGTCAGGTAACGCGGACGCTCGGCGGCGATGTGCAACGCGACGTCCTTGGCAAGCTCGGCCGAGCCGCCTTCGAGTTCGACGAGCACGCCGATCTTGCCGTTGGAGTGCACGTAGCCACTCACGACGCCGTCCGTATCGATGAAAGCGGTGCGGTTGAGCACGAGGTTCTCGCCGATCTTGCCGGCTGCCGCCGCGAGTTCGTTCGCGACGGTCTCGCCGCCTTGACCGGACGTGGCCTTGAAGGCTTCGACGTCCGAGGCGCCGCTTTGCAGCAGCGACGCCGCGAAGCCTTGCACGAGCGCTTGGAAGTCGGCGTTGCGCGCCACGAAGTCCGTTTCCGAATTGACTTCGACGATCGCGCCCTTCTTGGCGTCGTCGGACAACTTCACGACGATGAGGCCTTCCTTGGCTTCACGGTCGGCCTTCTTGGCGGCCTTCACGATGCCGCGCTCGCGCAGCAACGCCACGGCCTTGTCTTCGTCGCCGCCCGCGTCGGCGAGCGCCTTCTTGACGTCCATCATGCCCGCGCCCGTCATTTCACGCAGCTTCTTGATCGATTCCATCATAAGGAGACCTCCTGGAAAACATCCCGGCCGGACGCTGTCAGGGCGCCTCGACCGGGATGAGGTGAGGGCTTAGTAGTCTTGGTCGGACGCGCGGCTCTTCTGGCTAATTTCGCCGCCGACGCCGTCGTTCGTCGTGAGTTGCGCTTCGTGCGTCCCGGCGTCCGCCGCAATCTCTTCTTGCAGCGCGTCGAGTTGGGCGACCTCTTCGGAAAGAGGCACGCTCGACACGTCTTCGGCGCCGCCGCGCGCTTCGACGATGATGTCGCCGATGCGGTGCGTGATGAGCTGGATCGAGCGAATCGCGTCGTCGTTTCCGGGCACGATGTAGTCGATGACGTCGGGGTCGGAGTCCGTGTCAGCGAGGGCGATCACGGGAATGCCGAGCTTCTGCGCTTCCTGAACGGCGATGACTTCCTTCGTGGGGTCCACGACGAAGATCGCGTCCGGAAGGCGCGTCATCTTGCGGATGCCGCCGACGTAGCGCAG
This genomic stretch from Deinococcus yavapaiensis KR-236 harbors:
- a CDS encoding phosphoribosyltransferase family protein, yielding MTNSTTYSVTVNGVTRELPSIQVGEMGRVPLVELLGDFEFTNAVADALVPLLPENAQVLLSVSTSSIPLAHAVSERKKLPYVIVRKKRRTYMRQPLIQEVPSMTLGVNETLWLDSRHATRLKGQQVVILTDVVVSGGTQEALAKLVERAGGTVCGYVSGFKQGDPRVAVQYLVELPKVL
- a CDS encoding 50S ribosomal protein L11 methyltransferase, whose product is MWVFVLKRENASHEADLDVLWDFGATGLEEGEREVRAYFERRVDLPLIGEWQQAEERDWQAEWKASLRPVEAGRITIVPPWLRGEVPEGRLALVIDIGMAFGTGHHETTRMAVEELGRTDLAGKRVLDVGTGSGVLAIAAMRLGASEALGVDLDPVTIPAARENARANGLDPDGLTLRFVEGTLSDVRAAPFDVIVANLYAELHDMLMNQYRDVIVASGSLLLTGILTSKLDVVLAALARQGFSHVDTRTDGDWALVAARA
- a CDS encoding 16S rRNA (uracil(1498)-N(3))-methyltransferase, whose translation is MHRVRVDALDGEVTLGHREVRHLRVLRLTEGDEVRVFDGKGREALAVIRQLDDARAILALLETVDAAPETPTPITLAVALLKGDKLSDVVRASTELGVTSIQLLSTRFADVPDISAAKLERLRRVAAEASKQSRRAVVPDVLSPIKLADLPLTTQGYVAHPGSSDRLADLLTWTASVTLVSGPEGGFHDDEIDLLLTRGYRAVTLGKRILRAETAPLALLGAIVATGV
- the proC gene encoding pyrroline-5-carboxylate reductase, whose product is MKLAIVGVGKLGLALLEGLTKRGVIDPRDIGLLDANVARAQQLADRFGARVLTSAQLREASRIVLSVQPRTFPSLVESVAQPNVGYISTMAGVSLATLSRRLGTKRVVRAMPNLAATIGRAQTALTGPKEAFDHGDLDFARSLFGAVGDVYELSEHLFNTFTGMSASGPAYAAVFAEALADGGVRMGLARPVAQELAAKVLIATGELLLARAHPAMLRDEVASPGGTTIAGLQALEAGAFRSAVIEAVVAATKRGSELGKDEE
- a CDS encoding inorganic pyrophosphatase, producing the protein MKQPADFPHRALGVVEWRAGETRRFVYRDGGVKFLRDEPWTAPVDYGCLPGTLNPADDAEVDCVWLGTTHEVGETTLLAPTGLLWLADLDHKVVFGDVRGAAPLLAWFPPARGARLLPPRSALAWMTTLTR
- a CDS encoding FAD-binding oxidoreductase, coding for MTTTILDDLRAALGAKVATSAADLAAHGHDEGYPGTYAPDAVVYAESEADVLAVLAFARTHGVSVTPFAAGSSLEGSAICVRGGVSLDVTRMNRVLSIEPDDFLAVVEPGVTHRELSRLARRHGLFFSVDPGADASLGGMAATGASGTTSVRYGTMKHNVLEARVALLDGRMLDLGTRARKSSAGYDLLPLFVGSEGTLGVFTRLTVRLHPLPPSAASVRVIFPDVRRAVDATTALLGAGVAPQRLELVDAETVKAVNAYQGRDDPEVPTLWIEVVGRDDADVKASLDVVEDVCAESGGNVVGRALKESERAALWTVRHHAYYALRAAAPGHDVRIGDVCVPISALPNLVDEARRLLDEHALHAPMLGHVGDGNLHLLFHAAPSDDDAWARIDAVSDALARHAIASGGTCTGEHGVGIRKRKYLRAEHGDALDVMRDLKRLFDPHELLNPGKIFE
- a CDS encoding GNAT family N-acetyltransferase codes for the protein MLTVRSASSADFPALAALLTAEKFGDTTTTDDLRREEALRAPSDFFRRLVLDDDGRLLGTAEAGFDPMSHRPGKFKVNVRVHPAEQGRGFGRALYEALLTELLPLHPEELHVDVRATHGRAVRFARDRGFLEMWRRLDSVLDTPSFDFARFEGLEARVRNAGVEVVSLADLAKVPNVERRLYDLNTSLWHDVPYPEPLGTWTFEQFQAETLKAPSFDPRACLVAVKDDDLVGYSLLLRSGERLQTDMTGVRRDLRGRNVATLLKVRGVRYARDVDVSEIRTTNDTTNVPMLALNAKLGFRPLGSTIRFVRSYR
- a CDS encoding glycosyltransferase family 2 protein — protein: MSEATPSQPSAYGVAVIIPAFNEESTIVDVVRPALAFTREVVVVSDGSTDGTARVAREAGAIVVELHSNGGKGPALYAGLLATNADIVILLDADLVGLTPEHLHTLLAPVANGELDMAIGVFNDGGFMTDFGNRMTKHLSGQRAVRREWLLGVPRLASERWPEPAITYALKNDRVKWGYVELHKLKQVMKEEKRGLWQGLKYRTKMYKDLLTFRKRRKERCSNQEAHE